The Euphorbia lathyris chromosome 2, ddEupLath1.1, whole genome shotgun sequence genome includes a window with the following:
- the LOC136220834 gene encoding pentatricopeptide repeat-containing protein At3g42630, with protein MKNLASLSMLYISTQTQFLQPLSIQINFNSLIMNNKASACLGSTKFRVLSHQKDRALARKIIWQWKQDQSVNERGTLVDCASLVHKLSEQRMIHLAHELFLEMKSQGFSPCNSTLSAMMLCYAENGLFPQSQLIWKEMLNTSSIPSIQIVSKLIDAYANWGFYTEVTKIIDQLSSSNFSFLLEVYSLAICCFGKRGQLQLMENTLKDMVLRGFSVDYVTGNAFIKYYSVHGSLTEMEAAYVRLKRSRHLIDREGIRAMAFVYIREKKFYRLGEFLRDVGLGRKDVGNLIWNLLLLSFAANFKMKSLQREFLRMVEAGFRPDLTTFNIRALAFSRMCLFWDLHLSIEHMKHEKVCPDLVTYGCVVDAYLDRKLVKNLDFALKKMDLDSFPVISTDDFVFEVLGKGDFHSSAESFLEFKRQKKWTYRELISLYLRKQYRSNQIFWNY; from the exons ATGAAAAATCTGGCATCGTTGTCAATGCTATACATCTCCACACAAACGCAGTTTCTGCAGCCTCTGTCTATtcaaatcaatttcaattcCTTAATTATGAATAATAAAGCTAGCGCATGCTTGGGAAGCACCAAGTTTAGAGTTCTCTCTCACCAGAAAGATCGAGCTTTAGCACGAAAG ATAATATGGCAATGGAAGCAGGATCAAAGTGTCAATGAGAGAGGAACTCTTGTAGATTGTGCATCTTTAGTACATAAATTAAGTGAGCAAAGAATGATTCATCTAGCTCATGAACTTTTTCTAGAGATGAAATCTCAAGGTTTTTCACCCTGCAACTCTACTCTTTCTGCTATGATGCTTTGTTATGCTGAAAATGGACTGTTCCCTCAATCTCAACTGATTTGGAAGGAAATGTTGAACACTTCTTCAATCCCTAGCATTCAAATAGTTTCCAAATTAATTGATGCTTATGCAAATTGGGGATTTTATACTGAAGTAACTAAAATTATAGACCAATTAAGTTCTAGTAATTTCAGTTTCTTGCTGGAGGTTTATTCGCTAGCAATCTGTTGTTTCGGTAAGCGAGGTCAGCTTCAATTGATGGAAAACACATTGAAAGACATGGTTTTAAGAGGTTTCTCAGTAGATTATGTGACTGGCAATGCCTTCATTAAGTATTATAGCGTTCACGGTTCGTTAACCGAAATGGAAGCTGCGTATGTCCGTCTTAAACGTTCTAGACATCTCATAGATAGAGAAGGAATCAGAGCTATGGCATTTGTGTATATAAGAGAAAAGAAGTTTTATAGACTAGGTGAATTCCTGAGAGATGTGGGACTTGGTAGAAAGGATGTAGGAAACCTTATTTGGAACCTTTTGCTGCTCTCTTTTGCTGCaaatttcaaaatgaaaagcTTGCAGAGGGAGTTTTTGAGAATGGTGGAAGCCGGTTTTCGCCCCGATCTTACTACATTTAACATAAGAGCTCTTGCTTTTTCAAGAATGTGTTTGTTTTGGGATCTTCATCTTAGTATTGAACATATGAAACATGAAAAGGTTTGTCCTGATCTTGTCACTTATGGTTGTGTTGTTGATGCGTATTTGGATAGAAAATTAGTTAAAAACTTGGATTTTGCTCTCAAAAAGATGGATTTGGATAGTTTTCCGGTGATTTCAACGGATGATTTTGTGTTTGAGGTTTTGGGTAAAGGGGATTTTCATTCAAGTGCAGAGTCATTTTTAGAGTTCAAGAGGCAGAAGAAGTGGACTTACAGAGAACTTATTTCACTATATCTCAGGAAACAGTATAGGAGTAATCAGATCTTTTGGAACTACTGA